A window from Hymenobacter volaticus encodes these proteins:
- a CDS encoding DUF3823 domain-containing protein, which produces MKALFNLLLVGAFLLTGCELDNVDPPSSTLSGRVVYQDQPVGVRSNGVQLELWQRGYQLFTKIPVYVGQDGTFSATLFDGNYKLVRLRDSGPWVNSTDSIDVQIKGNTVVDVPVQPYFVVSNASFTKSGSIVNATCQVSQAVAGRTIESVTLFLNSTQFVDTNNNLIGQTSKTGTALANLSQPLAFSFTLPNTVRNFCYARIGVKTQGVVELFYSPVQKIEL; this is translated from the coding sequence ATGAAAGCACTATTCAACCTTTTACTGGTCGGCGCCTTCTTGTTGACCGGTTGTGAACTCGACAACGTAGATCCACCTAGCTCCACCCTCAGCGGGCGCGTGGTGTACCAAGACCAGCCCGTGGGCGTGCGTAGCAACGGCGTGCAGTTGGAGCTATGGCAGCGGGGGTACCAACTCTTCACTAAAATTCCGGTGTACGTAGGCCAGGATGGTACTTTTTCCGCTACCCTCTTTGACGGCAATTACAAGCTGGTACGCCTCCGCGACAGTGGCCCTTGGGTGAACAGCACCGATAGCATCGACGTGCAAATAAAAGGCAACACGGTGGTCGATGTGCCAGTGCAGCCCTATTTCGTGGTGAGCAATGCTAGCTTCACGAAGTCGGGCAGCATTGTTAATGCAACGTGCCAGGTGAGCCAAGCCGTAGCTGGCCGCACCATCGAATCCGTCACGCTTTTCTTGAACTCGACGCAGTTTGTAGATACCAACAACAACCTGATCGGTCAGACCAGCAAAACCGGTACGGCCCTGGCCAACCTCTCGCAGCCCCTTGCTTTCTCGTTTACTCTGCCCAACACTGTGCGCAACTTTTGCTACGCCCGCATTGGGGTCAAAACTCAAGGGGTAGTGGAGCTATTTTACTCGCCAGTGCAGAAGATAGAGCTGTAA
- a CDS encoding helix-turn-helix transcriptional regulator: MPLEVRHHGDQRLIHGNDYVASDFQVSDLVEQARELDLPVGKGYLAHWYFDGIRMAYARWHYHEPFTAEWRADLDVVHLHFNLRGRVIIENRRANTLVQLESYQHNLSYAHGFEGTMRHEELESETFILQFTKPAFLALAQHANEPLRRFCAAVLEGQQLVLNPQGLHLNLPLHTAIREVLSCRFVGPLKKLFLYSKALEILVLQADAFEQAQASRRHARTDHDQERLLFARDYLVQHLALPPSLPELARLAGLNEFKLKKGFKELFGQTVFGYLSDYRLADAKAQLQERQKTASELAFELGYSSVQHFSAAFKKKFGISPTALRGR, encoded by the coding sequence ATGCCTCTCGAAGTGCGTCACCACGGCGACCAGCGCCTCATTCACGGCAACGACTATGTAGCCAGCGACTTCCAAGTCAGCGACTTGGTGGAGCAGGCTCGTGAGCTAGATTTGCCGGTGGGCAAGGGCTACCTGGCCCACTGGTATTTCGACGGCATCCGGATGGCTTATGCGCGTTGGCACTACCACGAACCGTTTACGGCCGAGTGGCGCGCCGATCTGGATGTGGTGCACCTGCACTTCAACTTGCGAGGTCGGGTAATCATTGAAAACCGGCGGGCCAATACGCTGGTTCAGTTGGAAAGCTACCAACACAATCTGTCCTACGCCCACGGTTTCGAGGGAACCATGCGCCACGAAGAGTTGGAGTCGGAAACCTTTATTCTGCAGTTCACCAAGCCCGCTTTCTTGGCGTTGGCGCAGCACGCCAACGAGCCGCTGCGCCGCTTTTGTGCCGCTGTGCTGGAAGGGCAGCAATTAGTGCTCAACCCGCAAGGCTTGCACCTTAACCTGCCACTGCACACGGCCATCCGCGAGGTGCTAAGCTGCCGTTTCGTGGGGCCGCTGAAAAAGCTGTTTCTCTACTCCAAGGCGCTGGAAATACTGGTGTTGCAGGCCGATGCCTTCGAGCAAGCCCAAGCGTCGCGCCGCCACGCCCGCACCGACCACGACCAGGAACGCCTCCTGTTTGCCCGCGATTACCTCGTTCAACACCTGGCGTTGCCACCTAGCCTGCCCGAATTAGCGCGCCTAGCTGGACTCAACGAGTTCAAACTGAAAAAAGGCTTCAAGGAACTGTTCGGCCAAACTGTGTTCGGCTACCTGAGCGACTACCGGCTGGCCGATGCGAAAGCGCAGCTGCAGGAACGCCAAAAAACGGCCAGCGAATTGGCTTTCGAGCTAGGGTACTCTTCGGTGCAGCACTTTAGTGCCGCCTTCAAAAAGAAGTTCGGTATAAGCCCCACCGCGCTACGCGGACGGTAG
- a CDS encoding STAS/SEC14 domain-containing protein produces MSISLLNGFGKVYLTIEYDAINHWVHNQWIGSQTYVGIIAGADACLHPLSENACSYLLNDNRQVIGGWNHAVEWIASDWAPRAAAQGLTHFAQVVSPESLAALSAEAMHTNIGDRLQIRMFSNIDAAQAWLRDVQRKAANSLA; encoded by the coding sequence ATGTCTATCTCTCTTCTCAACGGCTTCGGCAAAGTTTACTTGACCATTGAGTACGACGCCATTAACCATTGGGTCCACAATCAGTGGATTGGCTCGCAGACGTACGTTGGCATTATTGCTGGCGCGGATGCCTGCCTGCACCCCTTATCGGAGAATGCCTGCTCTTACCTGCTCAACGACAACCGCCAAGTGATTGGCGGCTGGAACCATGCCGTGGAATGGATTGCATCTGATTGGGCACCGCGGGCCGCGGCGCAAGGCCTCACCCACTTTGCCCAGGTGGTTAGCCCCGAGTCATTAGCCGCTCTCTCTGCCGAAGCGATGCATACTAACATTGGCGACCGTTTGCAAATACGCATGTTCAGCAACATCGACGCAGCCCAGGCCTGGCTGCGCGACGTTCAACGGAAAGCGGCAAATTCGCTTGCTTAA
- a CDS encoding head GIN domain-containing protein, with protein sequence MFSFKHLRQLMQIQGSGTLAVRSQPVSSFTRLHLSVHGTVELRQSHEEKVVIEADDNLLEHVSVTNAGRTLFVSTEDKLRRPAYSHLLVTVYLRQLQHLDIASEGHVTCAAPLLAIEPLEIKIRSIGNTQLLVEADTLKLHCACEGQVSVAGTAGQVKITNLSEGDLDCGNLAAQHLTLRNLAAGNVQLRAEQTIRIQHLGAGSIHYAGSARLLDVRHYGEGEIRHVG encoded by the coding sequence ATGTTTTCCTTTAAACACCTACGCCAGCTTATGCAAATCCAAGGTAGTGGCACCCTCGCGGTGCGTAGTCAACCCGTCAGTTCGTTTACTCGCCTGCACCTGAGCGTGCATGGTACCGTCGAGCTGCGCCAAAGTCACGAGGAAAAGGTAGTTATCGAGGCCGACGACAACCTGCTCGAACACGTGAGTGTAACCAATGCCGGCCGCACGCTCTTCGTCAGTACCGAAGACAAGCTGCGCCGGCCCGCGTACTCACATCTGCTGGTGACGGTGTACCTGCGCCAGTTGCAACACCTAGACATTGCCAGCGAAGGCCACGTGACCTGCGCCGCGCCCCTGCTGGCAATAGAGCCGCTAGAAATCAAGATTCGCTCCATTGGCAACACCCAACTTCTTGTCGAAGCCGATACGCTTAAGCTGCACTGTGCTTGCGAAGGCCAGGTATCGGTAGCCGGTACGGCCGGGCAGGTGAAAATCACCAACTTATCAGAAGGCGACCTTGACTGTGGCAACCTAGCTGCTCAGCACCTCACCCTGCGCAATCTGGCCGCCGGCAACGTGCAGCTACGCGCCGAGCAAACCATTCGTATTCAGCACCTCGGGGCGGGCTCTATCCACTACGCCGGCTCTGCCCGGCTGCTCGATGTGCGCCACTACGGCGAAGGAGAAATCAGACACGTCGGCTAA
- a CDS encoding helix-turn-helix domain-containing protein, which yields MQARESLTEYYQRYGRGRPHTSQFTVYRIEDVATPVAFPHVRRDFFKIKLLCNAQGILSYADRQVAVQHCALVFVNPLIPYSWERTAGRETGFACLFTENFVTQQLKTASVANSPLFRVGGTPVLFPPSESVHQLQALFEQLLKEMQTSYANKYDLLRNYVQLLIHEGLKIAPLAPSYLPATSAARLSTLFLDLLDRQFPVASPQQPLVLKNANEFAGQLAVHTNHLNKVLREVTGKTTTEHITEKLIDEAKALLQHSNWSIAEVGYCLGFGHAPNFNAFFKKQTGLPPHQYRQQLMVLS from the coding sequence ATGCAAGCAAGAGAAAGCCTTACGGAGTATTATCAGCGCTACGGACGAGGGCGGCCCCATACCAGTCAGTTTACGGTTTACCGGATCGAGGACGTGGCTACGCCCGTGGCGTTTCCGCACGTGCGGCGAGACTTCTTCAAGATAAAGCTGCTGTGCAACGCGCAAGGCATTCTTTCTTATGCCGACCGTCAAGTGGCAGTTCAGCATTGCGCCTTGGTGTTCGTCAATCCATTGATTCCTTATTCCTGGGAGCGAACCGCTGGCCGCGAAACCGGTTTTGCTTGCTTATTTACGGAGAATTTTGTCACGCAACAGCTTAAAACCGCGAGTGTAGCCAACTCGCCATTGTTCCGCGTGGGCGGTACGCCCGTGCTATTCCCGCCATCGGAGTCGGTGCACCAACTACAGGCCCTCTTCGAACAGCTATTAAAAGAAATGCAGACGTCGTACGCCAACAAGTACGACTTGCTCCGCAATTACGTGCAACTCCTTATTCACGAGGGCCTTAAAATAGCGCCTCTTGCCCCCAGCTACCTGCCGGCTACTTCTGCGGCCCGCCTCAGCACGCTGTTTTTGGACCTGTTGGACCGCCAGTTTCCGGTGGCCTCCCCGCAGCAACCCCTCGTCCTCAAAAATGCGAACGAGTTTGCCGGGCAGTTAGCCGTGCACACCAATCACTTAAACAAGGTATTAAGGGAAGTTACAGGCAAAACCACCACCGAGCACATCACCGAAAAGCTGATTGACGAAGCCAAGGCCCTGTTGCAGCACAGTAACTGGAGTATTGCTGAAGTAGGCTATTGCCTAGGCTTCGGACATGCCCCGAACTTCAACGCTTTCTTTAAAAAACAAACCGGTTTGCCTCCTCATCAATACCGCCAACAACTGATGGTGCTTTCATAA
- a CDS encoding thiamine pyrophosphate-requiring protein, which yields MSQLVSEFLIQRLSDWGIKRIFGYPGDGINAIMGALSKAEDTMSFVQVRHEEMAALMACAHAKFTGEVGVCLATSGPGAIHLLNGLYDAKLDHQPVVAIIGQKARTSLGGSDQQEVDLLSLFKDVASAYVQQASDASQVRHLIDRAVRIAKAERTVTCVIMPNDLQEETYQDPKHEHQTIHSGIGYVAPRVLPQDTELQRAADVLNAGHKVAMLIGAGARFAAEEVQQVAEILGAGIAKAFLGKAVLPDDLPYVTGAIGLFGTDASHQMMSECDTLLMVGSGFPYAEFLPKEGKARGVQIDLEASMLSLRYPMEVPLSGDSAETLRALLPLLQRKEDRSWRTQIEQSIQDWWQQVAELAAQEAEPVNPRLVFEKLSPRLPDNLILAADSGSASSWVAQHLRLRAGMQFSVSGTLATMGCAVPYAIAAKFAYPERPVIACVGDGAMQMNGNEELLTIQRYWRRWSNPQLIILVLNNRDLNFVTWEQRLMQGNPRFAESQDVPEFNYARYAEMLGLAGVRIETPDQVDAALDFALQADRPVVIDALVDPNILVFNAKVAVQYAPKLAMAIAKGDTAAASHLGGTIKAAL from the coding sequence ATGTCGCAGCTCGTAAGCGAATTTCTGATTCAACGCCTGTCTGATTGGGGCATCAAGCGCATTTTTGGCTACCCCGGCGATGGTATCAACGCCATTATGGGCGCCCTCAGCAAGGCCGAGGATACCATGTCGTTCGTGCAGGTGCGCCATGAGGAGATGGCCGCGCTCATGGCCTGCGCCCACGCCAAATTCACCGGCGAAGTAGGGGTTTGTCTGGCTACTTCCGGACCCGGCGCTATCCACTTGCTCAACGGGCTCTACGATGCCAAGCTCGACCACCAGCCCGTAGTGGCCATCATCGGGCAGAAAGCGCGCACCTCGCTCGGGGGCAGCGACCAGCAGGAAGTGGACTTGCTGTCCTTGTTTAAAGACGTGGCCAGTGCCTACGTGCAGCAGGCCTCCGATGCCAGCCAAGTGCGCCACCTCATCGACCGCGCCGTCCGGATTGCCAAAGCCGAGCGCACCGTTACGTGCGTTATCATGCCCAACGATTTGCAGGAGGAAACCTACCAAGACCCCAAGCACGAGCACCAAACCATTCACTCTGGCATTGGCTACGTGGCTCCGCGGGTATTGCCGCAGGACACCGAGTTGCAGCGCGCCGCCGACGTACTAAACGCCGGCCACAAGGTGGCCATGCTTATTGGCGCGGGCGCCCGGTTCGCGGCCGAGGAAGTGCAGCAAGTAGCGGAAATACTGGGCGCCGGTATTGCCAAGGCCTTTCTAGGCAAAGCCGTGCTGCCCGACGACTTGCCGTACGTGACGGGCGCCATCGGTTTGTTTGGCACCGACGCTTCGCACCAGATGATGAGCGAGTGCGACACGCTGCTGATGGTGGGGTCAGGATTTCCTTACGCTGAGTTTTTGCCTAAGGAAGGAAAAGCCCGCGGCGTGCAGATAGACTTGGAGGCCAGTATGCTCAGCTTGCGCTACCCCATGGAAGTGCCGCTTTCGGGCGACAGCGCCGAAACGTTGCGGGCTCTGCTGCCGCTGCTTCAGCGCAAAGAAGATCGTAGTTGGCGCACCCAAATCGAGCAAAGCATACAAGACTGGTGGCAACAGGTAGCCGAGTTAGCCGCGCAGGAAGCAGAACCCGTGAATCCGCGCTTGGTGTTCGAGAAACTCTCGCCCCGCCTGCCCGACAACCTTATTCTGGCCGCCGATTCAGGCTCGGCCTCGAGTTGGGTGGCGCAGCATTTGCGCTTGCGCGCGGGCATGCAATTCTCGGTGTCGGGCACGCTGGCTACCATGGGCTGCGCGGTGCCCTACGCTATTGCCGCCAAATTTGCTTACCCGGAGCGGCCCGTTATTGCCTGCGTGGGCGACGGAGCCATGCAGATGAACGGCAACGAGGAACTGCTTACCATTCAGCGGTACTGGCGGCGGTGGAGCAACCCGCAGCTTATCATCTTGGTGCTCAATAACCGCGACCTAAACTTTGTGACCTGGGAGCAGCGGCTCATGCAAGGCAACCCGCGCTTCGCCGAGTCGCAGGACGTGCCAGAATTCAATTACGCCCGCTACGCCGAGATGCTGGGGCTGGCCGGCGTCCGCATCGAAACCCCCGACCAAGTAGATGCCGCCCTGGACTTCGCGCTGCAAGCCGACCGTCCAGTAGTCATCGACGCCCTAGTAGACCCCAATATCCTCGTCTTCAATGCCAAAGTAGCGGTGCAATACGCGCCAAAGCTGGCTATGGCCATTGCCAAAGGCGACACGGCCGCCGCTAGCCACCTGGGTGGCACCATCAAAGCTGCTTTATAA
- a CDS encoding SgcJ/EcaC family oxidoreductase, translating into MEQHAQSARHHIQLLLDQLSAAWKAGDGQQFAASFTENADYVVFDGTHLRGRAAIAQVHQELFDGLMRGSELVGSSVTDFQLLAPTVALLHSTGAVRMRWQKKAPVGRNSIQTLVAVQQETGNWLFAAFQNTRITRPGPLTKLFLRLMK; encoded by the coding sequence ATGGAACAGCATGCCCAAAGTGCCCGTCACCACATCCAACTTTTGCTCGATCAGCTAAGCGCCGCCTGGAAAGCCGGCGACGGCCAGCAATTTGCCGCGAGCTTCACCGAAAATGCCGATTATGTGGTCTTCGATGGCACTCATTTGCGCGGCCGCGCCGCCATTGCGCAGGTTCATCAAGAATTGTTTGATGGCCTGATGCGCGGCTCGGAGTTAGTGGGAAGTTCAGTCACTGATTTTCAACTGTTGGCGCCTACCGTGGCGCTGCTGCACAGCACTGGGGCCGTAAGAATGCGCTGGCAAAAAAAGGCGCCGGTGGGGCGTAATTCCATTCAGACTCTGGTGGCTGTTCAGCAGGAAACCGGAAACTGGTTGTTCGCTGCCTTCCAGAACACCCGAATTACCCGGCCCGGCCCGCTAACCAAGCTTTTCTTGCGCTTGATGAAGTAA
- a CDS encoding RagB/SusD family nutrient uptake outer membrane protein, with translation MKFSYKTFALSVGLVMGLSACEKEFLDRQSPSIVLEDQIWNDPNLINSLLANYYDRLPSHSQIDAGWEQYAAYDEALWSGNGNGPNDLFTFATNRWTYWDYGLIRDINLALDNLDKFSTTLSDEQKTQFKSELRFLRAYVYFEMVKRVGGVPIVTSQLIYDFSGDASPLQSPRNTEAEVYDFIASELDAIKVSLGNDGSSTRANRYTAMALKSRAMLYAGSIAKYNALSGLNIQTAGGEVGIPASRAAEYYQKSLDASKEIIAGPYALYKTNPNLGENFFDAITKKSPNSEVILAKDFLTAKNRRHGFTYDNIPRGIREDNLSSSIITPILNLVEAYEYLDGTPGEIRTRNATDTDYIYYDNLSAPFANKDARLYGTVIYPGTTFKGQEVQIQAGVKVWNAANNSYQTVEGGLSSVYGGSAFPTGDGKLLTGSSGPQATQVEVSNTGFYLRKYIDPVPKTSTRGILSDVWWVRFRLGEILLNASEAAFELGQTSDALTYVNRVRERAGFPANSLTASTLTLARLQNERRVELAFEDHRVWDLKRWRIAHQVWNGNANNYSAVAYVLFPYRVVRPGSPLDGKYVFDRKVAPRFRTPRNFQVLNYYSFIDQSVINNNPKIVRNPFQ, from the coding sequence ATGAAGTTCTCTTATAAAACCTTTGCCCTGAGCGTAGGGCTTGTGATGGGTTTGTCGGCTTGTGAGAAAGAATTCCTCGACCGCCAATCGCCGAGTATTGTTCTCGAAGACCAGATCTGGAACGACCCGAACCTGATTAACAGTTTGCTGGCCAACTATTATGACCGCCTGCCCTCTCACTCGCAGATTGATGCCGGTTGGGAGCAATACGCAGCCTACGACGAAGCGCTATGGTCCGGTAACGGCAATGGCCCTAATGACTTATTCACCTTTGCTACCAACCGCTGGACCTATTGGGATTATGGCCTGATTCGGGACATCAACCTAGCACTCGACAACCTCGATAAGTTCAGCACGACGCTGTCGGATGAGCAGAAAACACAATTCAAATCAGAATTGCGTTTCCTACGGGCCTACGTATACTTCGAGATGGTGAAGCGGGTAGGTGGCGTACCTATCGTCACCAGCCAGTTGATCTATGACTTCAGCGGCGATGCTTCTCCCCTGCAAAGCCCACGCAACACGGAAGCTGAAGTCTATGATTTCATTGCGAGCGAGCTAGACGCGATAAAAGTATCGCTCGGCAATGACGGTAGCAGCACCCGCGCCAACCGCTACACGGCCATGGCGCTGAAGAGTCGGGCAATGCTGTATGCCGGTTCCATTGCCAAGTACAATGCTTTGTCGGGCCTTAATATTCAAACGGCGGGCGGCGAAGTAGGCATTCCAGCATCAAGGGCAGCAGAGTATTACCAAAAGTCGCTGGATGCTTCCAAGGAAATAATTGCCGGGCCTTATGCCTTGTACAAAACCAATCCTAATCTAGGAGAGAACTTCTTTGACGCGATTACCAAAAAGTCGCCTAACTCGGAAGTGATTCTAGCCAAGGACTTCCTTACGGCCAAAAACCGGCGCCACGGCTTCACCTACGACAACATCCCGCGTGGTATTCGCGAAGACAACCTTTCGTCTTCGATTATCACGCCCATTCTGAACTTGGTGGAGGCGTACGAATACTTGGACGGCACGCCGGGCGAAATCAGAACCCGGAATGCAACTGATACAGATTACATCTACTACGACAACCTGAGTGCTCCGTTTGCCAACAAGGATGCGCGCCTCTACGGCACCGTGATTTATCCGGGCACTACCTTTAAAGGCCAGGAAGTACAGATTCAGGCCGGCGTAAAGGTTTGGAACGCAGCTAACAACTCCTACCAAACCGTTGAAGGCGGCCTATCGAGCGTGTACGGTGGCTCGGCCTTCCCTACCGGCGATGGTAAACTGCTCACGGGTAGCTCAGGCCCGCAGGCCACCCAGGTAGAAGTTTCCAATACCGGCTTCTACCTGCGCAAGTACATTGACCCCGTGCCGAAAACCAGTACTCGCGGTATTCTGAGCGACGTGTGGTGGGTGCGCTTCCGCTTGGGCGAAATATTGCTTAATGCATCCGAAGCAGCCTTCGAGCTGGGCCAGACGAGCGACGCGCTTACTTATGTGAACCGCGTACGGGAGCGGGCTGGTTTCCCTGCCAATAGCCTCACGGCTAGCACCCTAACGCTGGCTCGCCTCCAAAATGAGCGCCGGGTAGAACTGGCCTTTGAAGACCACCGGGTGTGGGACTTGAAGCGGTGGCGCATCGCGCACCAGGTCTGGAACGGCAATGCCAACAACTACAGCGCCGTCGCCTACGTGCTCTTCCCCTACCGCGTGGTACGGCCCGGTAGCCCACTCGATGGCAAGTACGTGTTCGACCGCAAAGTGGCGCCTCGTTTCCGCACGCCGCGCAACTTCCAGGTGCTCAACTACTACTCCTTCATCGACCAAAGCGTCATCAACAACAACCCCAAGATTGTTCGCAATCCTTTCCAATAA
- a CDS encoding SDR family oxidoreductase produces the protein MENGLKNKVIAITGASSGIGEATALLLAERGAKVVLGARRLDRLAALATRIVAAGGEAAYSSTDVTRRADVAKLVELAREKYGRLDVLINNAGIGPISLLDELRVEDWEAMVDVNLKGMLYGIAAALPVFRQQEFGHFVVVASTAGIKVVPTMAVYAGTKFAVRAVAEGLRQEAGDKLRVTLITPGVVQTDFVESMTNPEVKAQIMSMRDNIGIAPAAIARAIAFALEQPADVDVGEVVVRPTAQS, from the coding sequence ATGGAAAACGGATTGAAAAACAAGGTCATTGCTATTACGGGCGCCAGCAGCGGCATCGGCGAGGCGACGGCGCTGCTACTCGCTGAGCGCGGAGCCAAGGTGGTGTTGGGCGCGCGCCGCCTAGACCGCCTTGCCGCGCTGGCAACCCGCATTGTGGCGGCCGGAGGAGAAGCCGCCTATAGCAGCACCGATGTTACGCGGCGGGCCGATGTCGCCAAATTAGTTGAGTTGGCCAGAGAGAAATACGGCCGGCTGGATGTGCTTATCAACAATGCTGGCATTGGGCCTATTTCGCTGCTCGATGAACTGCGCGTCGAGGATTGGGAAGCAATGGTTGACGTCAACCTCAAGGGCATGCTGTATGGCATTGCGGCGGCGCTGCCGGTGTTTCGCCAACAAGAGTTCGGGCATTTTGTGGTAGTTGCCTCAACGGCCGGAATCAAAGTTGTGCCAACGATGGCCGTGTATGCTGGTACCAAGTTCGCAGTACGAGCCGTAGCCGAGGGTCTGCGCCAAGAAGCTGGTGACAAGCTGCGGGTCACTTTGATTACGCCGGGCGTGGTGCAGACTGATTTCGTCGAATCCATGACTAATCCAGAGGTGAAGGCCCAAATCATGAGCATGCGCGACAACATCGGCATTGCGCCGGCAGCCATTGCCCGGGCCATTGCTTTCGCCCTCGAACAGCCCGCCGATGTGGATGTGGGAGAAGTGGTAGTTCGCCCCACGGCCCAGAGCTAA
- a CDS encoding serine hydrolase: MLKAFQLLLLCLCGLFSVNFSYGQTNSKTVELDSLLKRAHRLGVFNGNVLVAEQGKIIYQQALGQADARPENRLTEACRFHIGSISKEFNAVGIMVLQEQGKLRLEDPISRYLPELPAWAGQVQIRHLLRYTSGVPQSNWREVKGDADNMQRLKQITALDFTPGAKYVYNLNDVYLQRQIIEKITGMSFNDFVQKKLLKPCGIKSGIVDPTAADKLVARAYNNQGVVDELFYPFAGWTALNIHDFYRWSEGINSFKLISPASTQELLQPFARGSQTGLGGGKMEGGRIVSHVHDGTSGNYQALLVSTPPSGTTILLQTNNKQNNLHDIAEIIQALLDGKPYSPITKSFLSTFQRDFEKMDGQQVLALYEKVKNETPTLYGFNKEELLNETGYYLLGQKRPADAVMIFEYNAKLFPTSGNAFDSLGEAYYRQGNKEKALEKYTQALKLSPGLGSAQKMVAELQK; the protein is encoded by the coding sequence ATGCTCAAAGCTTTCCAACTTTTACTGCTCTGTTTGTGCGGGCTTTTTAGTGTAAACTTCAGTTATGGTCAGACCAACTCTAAAACAGTTGAACTGGATAGCCTGCTGAAGAGAGCACACCGACTAGGAGTTTTTAACGGCAATGTGCTGGTCGCGGAGCAGGGAAAAATCATTTATCAGCAAGCATTGGGGCAGGCCGATGCCCGCCCCGAAAACCGCTTAACAGAGGCCTGCCGCTTTCATATCGGGTCCATTTCCAAGGAGTTTAATGCCGTGGGTATCATGGTGCTCCAGGAACAAGGCAAGCTGCGCCTCGAGGACCCCATTTCCCGCTACTTGCCCGAGCTACCGGCCTGGGCAGGCCAAGTTCAGATCAGGCACTTGCTGCGCTACACCAGCGGCGTGCCGCAAAGCAACTGGCGCGAAGTGAAAGGAGACGCCGACAATATGCAGCGGCTGAAACAGATAACGGCCCTCGACTTCACCCCAGGTGCCAAGTACGTCTACAACCTCAACGACGTATACCTGCAACGGCAAATCATTGAGAAAATAACGGGCATGTCTTTCAACGACTTTGTGCAGAAGAAGCTGCTGAAACCCTGCGGAATAAAGAGCGGCATTGTGGACCCCACAGCAGCGGACAAACTGGTTGCCAGGGCTTACAACAACCAGGGGGTAGTTGACGAACTCTTTTATCCTTTTGCCGGCTGGACGGCCCTCAACATACACGATTTTTACCGCTGGTCGGAAGGCATCAATTCCTTTAAACTAATCAGCCCGGCTTCCACGCAAGAGTTGCTGCAGCCTTTCGCGCGGGGTTCGCAGACTGGGCTTGGCGGCGGAAAAATGGAAGGCGGGCGAATTGTAAGCCACGTCCACGACGGCACGTCGGGTAACTACCAAGCCTTGCTGGTGAGCACGCCGCCTTCCGGCACAACCATCCTGCTGCAAACCAACAACAAACAAAACAATCTGCACGATATAGCTGAGATCATTCAAGCGTTGCTGGATGGGAAGCCGTATTCGCCAATCACTAAGTCGTTTCTCAGTACTTTTCAGCGCGACTTCGAGAAAATGGACGGGCAGCAAGTGCTGGCGCTATACGAGAAAGTGAAAAACGAAACGCCCACTCTGTATGGGTTCAATAAAGAAGAACTTCTCAACGAAACAGGGTACTATTTGCTTGGGCAAAAACGCCCCGCCGATGCTGTCATGATATTTGAGTACAATGCCAAACTGTTCCCAACCTCCGGCAACGCTTTCGATAGCCTCGGGGAAGCCTACTACCGGCAAGGCAACAAAGAGAAAGCGCTGGAAAAGTACACGCAAGCCCTTAAGTTGTCTCCTGGCCTTGGTTCAGCCCAGAAAATGGTGGCTGAATTGCAGAAATAA